A DNA window from Candidatus Deferrimicrobiaceae bacterium contains the following coding sequences:
- a CDS encoding 4Fe-4S binding protein, producing the protein MTEPAGALAQEGPAPAKWRNPYALLPTLRWVVQGAYLLFFVLVGIEFSSFSRQIVSGGPVTAHRPPAVEGFLPISALVGLKRFLLTGRYDDVHPAGLTILIAAILSSLVARKVFCSWVCPVGGISRALEWAGKRTLWRRQKREILVNRWADRGLISLKYLLLAFFAWAILWKMDAAAIDRFMHTPYNYAADAKMLLFFTDISRTAGGILGALVLLSLVIKHFWCRYLCPYGALLGLVSWTSPQRVVRDEAVCIDCKACTRACPVEITVHRKASVWTPECTGCMSCVTSCPVEDCLTVTRKGKGSLSPYLIPLAGLGTIFLLWGVARLTGHWHTTLSPSTFAEVYRTAATLVHP; encoded by the coding sequence ATGACGGAACCCGCCGGGGCGCTCGCACAGGAGGGGCCGGCCCCCGCGAAGTGGCGCAACCCCTATGCGCTCCTCCCCACGCTTCGGTGGGTGGTTCAGGGCGCTTACCTCCTCTTCTTCGTCCTGGTGGGGATCGAATTCTCCTCCTTCTCCCGGCAGATCGTTTCGGGAGGCCCGGTCACCGCCCACCGGCCGCCGGCGGTGGAGGGGTTTCTGCCCATCAGCGCCCTCGTCGGCCTGAAGCGCTTCCTGCTCACCGGACGGTACGACGACGTGCACCCGGCCGGTCTCACCATCCTGATCGCGGCGATCCTCTCCTCCTTGGTCGCCCGCAAGGTCTTCTGCTCCTGGGTCTGCCCGGTGGGCGGAATCTCCCGCGCGCTGGAGTGGGCGGGGAAGAGAACGCTCTGGAGAAGGCAAAAGAGGGAGATCCTCGTGAACCGGTGGGCGGACCGGGGCCTGATTTCCCTCAAGTATCTCCTGCTCGCCTTCTTCGCCTGGGCGATCCTCTGGAAAATGGACGCGGCGGCGATCGACCGGTTCATGCACACCCCCTACAATTACGCCGCCGACGCCAAGATGCTCCTCTTCTTCACCGACATCTCCCGGACCGCCGGCGGTATCCTGGGAGCCCTGGTCCTCCTCTCCCTCGTCATCAAGCATTTCTGGTGCCGGTACCTGTGCCCGTACGGGGCGCTGCTTGGGCTTGTCAGTTGGACGTCTCCCCAGCGGGTCGTGCGGGACGAGGCGGTCTGCATCGACTGCAAGGCGTGCACCCGGGCCTGTCCCGTGGAGATCACCGTCCACCGGAAAGCCTCCGTGTGGACCCCCGAGTGCACGGGGTGCATGTCGTGCGTCACCTCCTGTCCCGTGGAGGACTGCCTGACGGTCACCCGGAAGGGAAAGGGATCCCTCTCCCCCTATCTCATCCCGCTTGCCGGTCTGGGGACGATCTTCCTCCTGTGGGGCGTCGCCCGCCTGACCGGCCACTGGCACACCACGCTTTCCCCATCGACGTTCGCCGAGGTATACCGGACCGCCGCCACCCTGGTCCACCCCTAA